A stretch of DNA from Schistocerca americana isolate TAMUIC-IGC-003095 chromosome 3, iqSchAmer2.1, whole genome shotgun sequence:
tacatgcagGGTGGCGCAGTTAAAGTAGCCCGCCTCTCCTTTCACTACAAATGTAATATTTCGACTTCTGGAATGAACAGCTACAACAGTGAACTGTTTTATGCTATAATAGGtcgttagcattcttctgtcaatATTGCAGGATAGACGTTTCTCTTTGCAGtctagaaaatgattttctcgacAGAAGAGAGAGTTGAACCTGTAGACGCATATGTGAAAACGGATTCGATTAAGGAAACCCGCGAAATTTTCGTGGTAAAGTTTCCGGTTGGAGGGCTACCAGCAAACAGAGCAATGCAGAGACTGTATGAAAATTGGCGCACCTGCGGATCTGTGTGAAATGTAAAAATGACGAAGAATTATTTCAGTTCGCACACCAGAAGTTAATTGCAGACATTCGCCGAACAATTTTTCAGAGCCCAATGCAGTTTACACGCAATTTGGCCGGACTGGCGCGTGTACGTAGGAGGGGTTGCCAGCGGATGTTGAAAAatcttaatttgaagccatatcgtGTGACGGTTGTGCAGCAATTGAGGAGGATGACAGAAACGTGTAGATTACAGCGCGTGGGTTTTGAATAACATCAGTCATGGTTTGTTGCACCGTTTCCATTACATCATAAGaaatgaagcatggtttcatctttccggTCAGGCGAATTCACAGAAACGAGGTACTGGACAACGGAAAACCCTAACATTCTGTGTCAGCAATCCCTCCATTGTGAAAAAATAGGCGTTTGGTGCGGTGTAACAGGAACGTACATCATTGTATTCATATTTTTGTCACTATCCTCAACACGGTTGCgtatatggaaatttttgataaattttgtgcgcaactcactgaatatgaaagagaatactgcttcttccagcaaggTGGGGCAATGTGCCACACGTCTATGGTATCCCTGGAACGAGTCCATGACTTCACTAAGGGACGAACTGTCAGCAGACATTTATGGTTTCACTGAGGgacgaactgtcagcaaacatttatggccaccacgcTCGCCGAATCTAACATATCATTTTTTACTGTCGggacacttgaagagcaaggtctatgaaacaaatACGTAcataatacaggaactgaaagacaaaaTCAGTTGAGAATTTGCCGCCATCGATATCCGAACTTAAGGTCGGGTGTATCTGAATACGcttagacgtgcacagctgtgtatGGATGTTGCTTGGGGGTCACTTCCAAcatcttctataaatgtatttttcactgtaaataaatGACAAGTCCATTTCAACTATTCGTTTCTGTAATTTCGCTGCGTTTCCTCTGTACTTAAACGGGGTACTTTTATCTGCGCTACCCTGTATTTGATGAATTGCGAAAGTATTCGGTaagaatagaaaaacaaaaaaaagatcgaAACGAGACAGTCTAGCAATCAGACGATTACCATTCACGAGAGCTAATGATTTTTCATCTTTTTATATTTTatgcttcacagaaatgctcatagAACATGCACTTGTGTAAAAATTTGCATCAGCTGGGAATCGAAGACCTCTGCGTGGTAGACAGACTTTCTATCAGAATGCTACGTTACCACTCTACCTTTCTTTGGGGGTATTAACGACACTCTGAAAACTTCAGAGTAGATTTGCTCACATTTTTTAAGATTTGCATCGAACTACTTTTAGAGAGTGATACTCGATTTCTAACCTCCGTGTagcataaatattacaaaaatccGATTCCCATGTGGTCTCTTACAGAACACCGTCACTCAGACAAACCGGACACGTGACGAAGCGCGTAGATACCCACttctgtctttccctctcctttaatGCATCTTTGCGTAGGTCCCACACAGTCTAATAATACTCAGGAATTGCCCAAGCGATGGTTTTGTGAACGAGCTCCGTGGGGTTCTTCCGCAAATGTAATATGGCATCCGCTTTTCATTCAGTTAGGGTTATGGGATCGTTATAAGGATAAACTGATGCCAAAAAATACTTCACGACAGTTGCTGATTGTGATTGACACCAGTGATTGTTCACATATCGGATCCTTTAGTCTATTTGGGAGCAGCCTCTTGAGCACTTAGATGCGTCAATCCTAAGGAAAATAAACGAAGTTTTGGACGACAAAGGCGGCCCCTGGAcgcactgtgggggggggggggggggggggtgggtatcGCTATGATTTCCGCCAACCTTTGTTCGGGACAGATTGCTCTCTTTCTACACACGCACGCGCAGTTTTGGTGAGCTGCTGTAGGTTTCATGTCTTTGTGCATCGACAATAAAGGTACTTCATTTTAATTTCTGCAAAACACCGTAAGCTATAGTCAACTGTTTCGGTATggataatttaatacaaaacgtgaaGTGCCTGTCTGTTACCGATAAAGTAAGGCGACTTGATTCTGCTCCTGGCTGTGATAAGAAAGGCACATACTTTTGGCCGTTCTCAGTCCCTAGGCTCAATCTAGTATCTGCCTCGCCTGTTCTGTTCAAAAGCGTAGAAAAACAACTAATAATCCCCGAACAAAGACGACGCGTCTCCAGTAACCGCTGATAGCCCATGGACGATTACCCCGCCCTTGTCGTTTGTCCACCGATAGGTAGACGAGGTAAGAGTCCAGAGCGCACTTCGGGACACGACGGCTGGCTTTTATTATTTAAAGAGCTGCGGTGTGTCTGCCGTCCAAACAAGGCGGCCCACCTAAACGAACCCCTGTAGGCCTGTGTGTTGACTTGGCGCAAAGGCCCTGTAGCAGTGGCCACTGCTGGTCCTCCTCTCTGCTGTTGCTCCGTCCCTCTTTTCGTTACCCGCGCACCTCCTGCAACGCCGCTCGAAATTCAAATGCCCCGACGAATAATTAAGCTATATTCACAGCtaactacaccaagaagataaaaaGATAGTCTTGAGAAATGTGAAGGACTGCACATAAATACCTCTCTAATTAGAAATGAAGACGTACGTAATGAGCTGAGTATAGATGCTGTTAACTTGGATggataggtaggtaggtaggtaggtagatagatagatagatagatagatagatagatgggaACAACAAGTCCCCTCTGTTATGTACCGCACAGTGGTGGTAGAATATGGATGTAGACACGAACGTAGGCCAAGAAAACGGAACAGGCGCATGGGTACCTAATTCCTGTAATGTTTAAACtggcgtcggccactgcattgtccgtggtgagaggtaatgcccgaaatgcaTTATTATCAGCACACTCTTGAAGCTTTGGACCTTGACGCTTTGGACCTTGACGCTTTGGACCTTGACGCTTTGGACCTTGACGCTTTGGACCTTGACGCTTTGGACCTTGACGCTTTGGACCTTGACGCTTTGGACCTTGACGCTTTGGACCTTGACGCTTTGGACCTTGACGCTTTGGACCTTGACGCTTTGGACCTTGACGCTTTGGACCTTGACGCTTTGGACCTTGACGCTTTGGACCTTGACGCTTTGGACCTTGACGCTTTGGACCTTGACGCTTTGGACCTTGACGCTTTGGACCTTGACGCTTTGGACCTTGACGCTTTGGACCTTGACGCTTTGGACCTTGACGCTTTGGACCTTGACGCTTTGGACCTTGACGCTTTGGACCTTGACGCTTTGGACCTTGACGCTTTGGACCTTGACGCTTTGGACCTTGACGCTTTGGACCTTGACGCTTTGGACCTTGACGCTTTGGACCTTGACGCTTTGGACCTTGACGCTTTGGACCTTGACGCTTTGGACCTTGACGCTTTGGACCTTGACGCTTTGGACCTTGACGCTTTGGACCTTGACGCTTTGGACCTTGACGCTTTGGACCTTGACGCTTTGGACCTTGACGCTTTGGACCTTGACGCTTTGGACCTTGACGCTTTGGACCTTGACGCTTTGGACCTTGACGCTTTGGACCTTGACGCTTTGGACCTTGACGCTTTGGACCTTGACGCTTTGGACCTTGACGCTTTGGACCTTGACGCTTTGGACCTTGACGCTTTGGACCTTGACGCTTTGGACCTTGACGCTTTGGACCTTGACGCTTTGGACCTTGACGCTTTGGACCTTGACGCTTTGGACCTTGACGCTTTGGACCTTGACGCTTTGGACCTTGACGCTTTGGACCTTGACGCTTTGGACCTTGACGCTTTGGACCTTGACGCTTTGGACCTTGACGCTTTGGACCTTGACGCTTTGGACCTTGACGCTTTGGACCTTGACGCTTTGGACCTTGACGCTTTGGACCTTGACGCTTTGGACCTTGACGCTTTGGACCTTGAAGCTTTGGAcctttccctaacgatttccgatatggaatgttccatgcgtctagctccactaCCATTccaagttcaaagtctgttaattctcgtcttgCAGCCATTATCACATCGAAAAACTTTTCACGTGATTCACATTAGTGCAaaggacagctccgccagtgcaacTCCCTTTTTTATCTTGTGCatatgatactaccgccatctgtgcagGTAGCCCATAACGTCTGGTTACATAGGGAATtccaataaataatgataaaagcaCATTTTAGTCACTTTACtgttaataaacaatattttcaacatgatctccgtgcTTTTCAGTGCATAACTTCATGCGCTTTGCATGATTAGGGTGAACTCGTTGCAGTAGGTCTGAAATATACATATATTCCAATAAGTCCAATGGATCGCATTTTTACGGGGTTTCACACAAGCATTTTCTTCCCCATTACACGATACGCATTCATTACAGGTAAAACTGCCacatacagaagaaaaattgaacttCTTGGGTAGTAGCGCCGATAACAGCAAGGTTCGCAAAGATGCGGAGGCTCTACATGTGTACATTAAGAGCATCTTGCAATGTATGGCAAAGAATACTACCACTATTATTTCTCCCCGTTCCTGCTCCACATACAGTATGGCTCATGGGAGAAATGATTGTTGGTAAACGTCCGAGTGAGCTCGAATTAGTCTGATTTTCACATCGTGCCTATTTCGCAATATGTATACGGGATAAAGCaatgattttcataatttttattgaaatatgtaCTCTCAGAATAttaatagtaaacctctctgtaATGGACAGTACCTCTTTTGGCATCTTTCAATGGAGATTGATAAGCACTTCTGTAACGCTCTTGCTCCTACTAGACGGATAACCCACGACGAAATGCACCGTTCTTCTTTAgaccttctctgtctcctctattaatcctacctggtaaatgCCATAGACTGTTATGAAATACTGAAGAAACGGTCGAAGGAGTGGTATTTTTAAGCCACGTCATTCGTGGATAAAGTATTTTTCCTTGTCATCCTTCCAGTGAAACTAGTGCTTGGAACTTCTTGTACTACCATTACTTTTATACTGTTTCACTTCGTTACTGTAGAtggttgctcctagatatttttcCGATATGTTACTGATTCCATTGATTTATTGTTCGTACTGTAATAGGACAGCAGAGTTTTTCACCCGTTTATGAGCAATTAattcacgttcagggtcaactgccagcccGTGTGCCATATGCAAAGTCTGGCGGAGCCTTCCCACTCTATCCATTAGATAGTCTCACGTATTGTGAACTGTAACgtccctgtaacacttccttggtgtaTCCAGAAGTTACTGTTACAAAGGACGATGTCATCCCGTCAAGAATGAGTTCCATCATGGTCGTAAACCACGGTACAAAGCTGGTCTTAGGCTCGGCTAGCTCTGGGTGTGTCGAGTTTGGATCAGAGGCAGGCGGTGCGATTAGCGAACATGTGACGGCCGCAGTCGTCAGACGAGGCGCGACAGCCCCACCAGAGCAACTGCTCCGCAGGGAGTGCGTTTCTTATTTTGGCAGCTGTCGCTTCCCGACTACCGCGCGTGGCAGGTAATTCGAGATAATAGCCCTCCCTTCCCATCAGTCTGCCATGTACAAACTGAAGAGGGGCGCCGGGGCTGCGCATGCGCCTTGGCtgccacacgtgtgtgtgtgtgtgtgtgtgtgtgtgtgtgtgtgtgtgtgtgcaacatcTCCTCTTAAAACCACTGGACCGACGGGCTTCCTACGCACACACCTTAGATTCAGACAACACTCGGctttggggtaagaaccacctgcctattATACTTCAGAAgacaacgtcataaacattgagatacgtgagaaactgccacatcataCATGTCGTTTAAATTTGTCAGTCCTGTGCTGCTAATTCTTGTCGCAACATATTTCACAGTCAGTTGTCCATATATGCCGCGGGATGTTGTCGACACACAGTACGATAGATAGGACATTATAAACACTGTGATGCGTGAAAAAATGTCGCGTCATGCATAAAGTTCTAATTAATTTATTCTTTACCACTAAGACACTACCACtgccgagtcaacttaaggaaatgcCTGTCACCTGACAGCGCTTTTAGCAGCTTTAAATTGCAAAGCGCAACGGCTGTAGGTGAAAACAGTAGACGTTTACAGAATTACATTGTAGGCTTGCATTTGCCA
This window harbors:
- the LOC124606559 gene encoding spidroin-2-like; this encodes MAELVEGSPRIMKVTHSANRQGPKRQGPKRQGPKRQGPKRQGPKRQGPKRQGPKRQGPKRQGPKRQGPKRQGPKRQGPKRQGPKRQGPKRQGPKRQGPKRQGPKRQGPKRQGPKRQGPKRQGPKRQGPKRQGPKRQGPKRQGPKRQGPKRQGPKRQGPKRQGPKRQGPKRQGPKRQGPKRQGPKRQGPKRQGPKRQGPKRQGPKRQGPKRQGPKRQGPKRQGPKRQGPKRQGPKRQGPKRQGPKRQGPKRQGPKRQGPKRQGPKRQGPKRQGPKRQGPKRQGPKRQGPKRQGPKRQGPKRQGPKRQGPKRQGPKRQGPKRQGPKRQGPKRQGPKRQGPKRQGPKRQGPKRQEQARQILD